AAGCTTCTCCTGTTCATATTTGTTCTTAACCTCACCTAACCTTCTCACAATCATTCCTCTTTTCCATTCTCCTATCCAGGCCCACACCTCCCCGTGGTCTTTTCTGGATGACTTTTTCAGCTGTACTCACCTCAAGTATGTGATAGAAAAAGTTCtaacgtaacctaacctaacctttttcCTTCTCAGAAATATTCCTTTTTTCCATTCTCCTATCCAGGCAAAAGTGGCCCCAGAGATATATCTGGGTGGTCTACATCTCATTTTCAGTCTGGCAACCTCGCTCCACTCGCTGTAATCATAACCCTAATGGCCGATTTCGTGGGCAAACGTAAACATCTCGTTTTTACCGAATTAATGGTAAAAAAACGGATGGAAATGCATGAATTATGattgaaaatgaatctttacACGAAATACTTGGCTGAAATCAAGAACGAATGGATTTTTACGGCAAATATAAGGAAATGAAGGCACGCGAATGAAGtgaccatttttattttttttctcaaaaactaggcATTTGCACGGGATTTCGACTTCGGATTCGCAATCTACGCCCCAAAATTAGTAAGTACTGAATTTTTCATCTGATTTATCCGATGGTGGCATGTTCTCCATAATTACCGTAGTTTTCTCCATATGTACTTTCATTCATAATTTTACTCTTTATatttcaagacctaagaagagGAAAAGGaaggaaaaaaagatatccaaaACTCCTTTAGTGGATAAAGACGCCCAGAGTCATGGAAACTGGTGGAAAACAACCAAAGTCGAGGAAATAACTGGCTCAGTTGCTATTGAATTTGGATCAAGGACTTACGTCAAAGCCCTGGACAATGGATTATTCACACTAGGAGCCCCACATGACGAGGGAGAGGGACCATCTCCCGAAGAGATTTTAACGGCAGTTATGATAAGCGAAAAAAAAGTAGCTTTCAAGTCTGGCTACGACAAATACTTAAGAGTTGAGAAAGATGGTACGGTTACTGGAAGATCAGATGCTATCGGTGCTATGGAACAATGGGAACCAGTTTTCCAAGTAAAGAATTCGAATCTGTACTGAATGCTCATGGTTTCACTCGTTTAAAAATTGTTTCAGGAAGGAAAATTGGCGTTGCAAGGTTACAACGACTGTTTCCTCAGCGTTGATCCTGATGACGATGCCATTATAGCGAGAACGAAAAAAGCTGGTCCAGAAGAAATGGTTACTATTAGATCACATATTACAAGGGAAATCAATCCTTTGAAAGATGTCCCCACTGAGGAACAAGGAGATATCAAGCAGATAGAAGTCAACTATGTGTGAGTGCTTTTCCTCGTTGAATACTGTTTATGTCACACAAAAATTGGACGAATTTATGTGGAACACGAGTCTTTTTGTAGGAAAAAATTCCAGAAATTCCAAGATAAACGATTGAGGATAAGCAAGGAGGATACGAAAGAGCTGGAAAAAGCCAAGCAGGAGGGGGCTTTCCACGAAGCGTTGCTGGACAGGAGAAGTAAAATGAAAGCAGACAGATATTGTAAATAAGATAACTTATTTTGTTTTAATCTAAGTGTAAAATGAATATACAAAAAACTGtacaaaatattgatattcGAATTTCACTGGGTTATGGATATTGTAATTTACCTTCAGAACAAGAAATAATAAATGTTTAACAATATGTTTGATGCGAGTTTTAGTTCAGTTACTTAAATAAATTTCTTATTGTATTGTCTTAAACTTGGTGCACTAATTATTGAAATCAGAAAATTAACATGTTTCCAGTTTAAAAATGAATTCATCCAACTTCCTGATATTGTGAATCATGCCATCTGCGTGCGTCAAAAAGTTGTAAATTCATCGAAAATTATTCTCACGGAAGGTTGACAATTAATCTCATCAAGTGAGTAATGTATGTTACATTCGTATGGTCTTGTTGAAGAAAACAATCAGACAGTTTTTCGTGTAAAAGAATGTAATTTGGCATGTTCAACATACATAGTTAAAATGTTTATTATTTGTCGCTAAACAAGTTTTAAAACAATATCCGGAATAAGTAACAGGTagatatccaattaaaaacacaTTCGAACATTATTAACAAGGCTAAAATGGTTATCacattcaaaaaaatctttgcgaaaagtgttgaaaaaaatttattgtacACAATCGGAATAATTCACATAAGACGGGGGTTCCATTCGGGCGAACTCCCAAGTTCATAAAATAGTACGATTTTGTTGAATTTCCCAGAAAGAATCTTCCCAGGAAATTCACGAGAACAAATAAATAGAGATAGTATCCAGTTCCGTATATATAGTTTCAGGAAATtgaatgttttaattttttatacaaGATTCTGTACTCCTAGCTTTAATCCGAAATCACTGGTTACTTGAAAGACCCACAAAGTGTGTATTCAAATTTAATGATGTAAACTAGTTTTCAGTGTCGTCTcaacctcaactttttgttgtctTGGCCCTGTACTCCCGCAACCATTCCACGAATTCATCCAACATTACTGGCCCTGAAAACCACCATATTAATTAATgctgctgaaaaaaaaaacagtggaTAAGATACTACGAGAGATACTCACATGCGCCATCCACATCGTAATTCGATAAATCGATGGATATGGTTTTTGAGAATTCGAGAATATTACACCACTGATCTTTATTTATAACTTTGTACTTGGATTGTTCAAGGAACTGACTAAAGTAGATGTACAAAGACCATGTCCTCCCTAGCAAAAGTTGAAGCATTGCTTTTGCAGTATCCAAATCCATACTTCTTTGGTCCTTATCCTGAAAGTTCCCAAACACCGGATAAATACTCAATGTTTTAAAATCCTCCCCGAGTACTCACTCTAGCAAAATCGTACGCATATCTGTAGATTGCTTTGAATGTGTTTGGATCGTTCAGTAAAGATCGAAGATAATCAAACTTCGACTGAAGCTTCTGTATGGAATCGCAATGAAGATCACCGAACCCCTTCAACCACTCCTCTTTGGTAAAAAACCCCATCCTGCGGGCTTGCATTTTGAATGCGATTACTGAAAACCAAGCAAAGTGAGGAATCTGCGGCTTCAAACATTCCACTCACTTACTTAACATCAGAACATTTTCAGGTTCTACGCCGATGTCTTCGCAGAATCTCTCTATTCCATCAGGTCCGATGATATCGGTTTCATCGGCAGTCGTATATTCCCTAAACCATGCCAACGATTTTTTGTTGTTAAAGCTCTGCGTTTCCTCCACCCTGGCTGATCTGCGTGAACTGAAATAGAACAGAAATTGCAGTTTTTTTTGTGTTGTCGATTATTATATTGCTTTTATAATTAATTCACTTTTTCAGCCGAAAAACGTCAATATGAACCAacaatttgattattttttacatttataaatagaaaattttattaATACACCAAAAATTTTCACCGTTTGAGAATCTTCTCAAATGAAGAAATCTACTTagaaaatgagttttttatCAAGGCTAAACCATTAAACTTCCAAATTACTGCTTTTATATAAAATGTGGCTGTTATTCTTTGGTATTATTGATATTGAGTCAACCTTTTATCATCACTTCATATGGCCTCTTTTACTTTAAAGCAGAGTAACTTTCCATTAgtgaaagaattttcagaatcaGTTCAGTAGTTTCAATGATTAACCATAACATACAAACATTACTAACACAGAAACAAATATAACCTCCTTAGAATATTTATATAGAttctaaaatgaataaaataggaGAAATATAACTCAGAATCgtgttttcaaaatcaatagGCTTCTAATTTTCAATACTGTCGATGTGCATGACGAGGAGTGAAGAATAGGTTGATGGTGAGTAcatattgtaattttttaaCCCATAATATTGTAAAAGTAGAACAatcattttttcagtaaaacaCTCACCTTGATCACAGTAAACACAAATTTCTTTTAAAAAATTTTGCGAAggaatgaaatttgaaattgaagtaGAATATTCCTTAAaaacacaaaaataaaatatctgaATCCAATTTATTTCAACATAGACTTGAATATATTCAAAAGTTGTGAATGAGAAAGTATAATCTAAATATAAAAGTACAGGTCAACTGAGCTATTAATATAAAAGTTGGCTACCACATGACAACACAAGATAgagttttaaatatttttggctTTAGCTTTTCCCATTAGTATTTGCAAGGGCCAAAATCAAGATCTTCTTCTGAATTCTCAGACATTAACTAATCAACTGTGTTGCAATCTATATTAACTAGAAGGAAATTTCATTTGGCAAGTGTCAACTATTATGTAATGAACGAAATTATATCACACTTTAGCAAAAACATATTTCTCTCTTCAAAATAATTCCTAGAAATAacatgataataattatacctTAATTTGATCATACTGTACTTTGACGATACCTAGATTGAAGGTTCCACAATTCATAGACTTATTTTTCGTATAATTGAGTGAGTTACAGATTTACATACCTATTCGTATTTCTTCTCTTAGAATTACTCCTCTCTTCATCGTTCGAATTGTCTGATGCTGCCCTACGTTTACCACGAGGCATTTTAACTGAAACCAAACATAGATTCCAAATATCTGATTTGTGATTGATTTACTAAATATTACAGATTGGTTGTCACCTTTTATCATTTGAAATAAGTTAGAAATATAACCACGCCCTAACTCCATTGTAATCAAAATAATTCTGATGAATTGGCCATTAATGCTTTAAACTTCATTCGCTTTGAAGTTTATGACTATTCGATGGGTAGTTGAATTTATCAATATAGATCttatggaaattttgaaaatatcgcAACCAATTTCAATGTAAATTGaaagatatgaaaaaaattgtgttgaaGTATGGTCGCAAAGATtcagatttattgaattttcatattttctgatAGGTGAGGTGACTTGAAAGATGAGACAACCTTTCAAACCAAATTGTTGGATTCCATCTAATCCAACTGCGCTGTTGATATATGAAAAAAAGGATGTGGCCTGTTTTCATAGCGTATACATAGGAGTAAATTTtgcaaagaaaataaaaaacagtaCCTTCCTAAATACTGTTTAACTGAGTAGAATCCAACTATCTTCAGTTTATCCTTAATTAACAATTGAACCTATGGTACACTTTATATCAATCCGTGTGACAGTAATTCACTATTTCTAGTTGGAAATGTTTAAAATTGTATAGTTTCTCAAAAGATATATTAATCacaaataataattaaatttcCAATATAAGCATCAGCTGGGGCATTTTTAACCTTGAAAATCAGTCATTTTGTAATATATTTACAAATTTGAAGTATAGATGGCATATGATGAAGCTAACTTCAACTGattcaatttaatttttggCTGACTTCTGTAATTCTTTCTTTCTGCCAATAAATTTATCATTTAAATGAAAATGGTTTCCCCTATAAAATCAGAAATTAATCATTACATTTTGCCCAgcaagtaaaaaaaattgaaagtagaagaagaaaaattgaaaaaagaacaattgacagaagaaaaagaaaaaaaatctttcgacTCTATGAAATGAAGCACGTGAGGTTTGTTTTCGTTCTATCCGTCAGTTAGTGGTCAGTTGTTGTCTTTGGCACTCGCAGTTTGAAAGATCAACAAAATTTGTAGTGTTATTGTTTTTCTCGAACGTTGAATATTAAGTGATATATTAATACTACTCGGTATTCGTGAAAGTGAAAGGTAGAAATTATATTGAGCAAGCTTTACTTCGAAATCTTCTCAATTCGTGCTTAAGTTTCCAGTCGTCCTTCAGGGGGGTTTTGAAAGTTATTTTTCTATCCCCAATAAGATGTCTTGGGCCACGAATGCTCCGCAGCTTCCAGGAGTTGTTGCTTTTGAGAATATGAAAAAGAACAATTGCTTCAGAGATTTGAGCAAAAAATACAGTTATTTGAGTTCCAGCATTATTAATCATATTGCAGAGATGTATAATTTTGATGGTAAGTGTTACAGTGTTTACTATTTTCAATAATCAACTATATCATAATAGATAGGTATCTTTGAAAAAATCCCCCAACTCGTTAATGAGAGGTATTTCATCAGATTAGATTAAACATTGTCAAGGTAAACTATTACCTTATATGCTTATTTTGCTATTCGCTTTTATAGCAGTTCCTGTTTCATTAATTCATAAGTGAAAATCTCTTTTCAATAATTATATCAAACTGCAGTTATTAATTCTGCTCGTTCATTTACTATTGGGTGAGTTTTCATTCTGTTTAAATTCTTTATCtaagtttttattattttcaaattagcaatcttaattgttttttttttcaagaaggtTGTTTTATAACGTTCGTTTCGCATGCTTATGTTGAAtttgtatgatctatcgaaaaaggTGGTAAATTGCTATTCTTCCAAAGTTAAGTAGAATAATGTAGAATTACGAAACATTTGTCCTCAGCAggccaaaaaaaattaacgtaaTAAAACAATTGGTTTTTAATAATTCTATTGATGTTTATTTTGagtttattttcataatattcattgaaaaagCTTGTTTTACTTTTGCAATTCTCTCCCTGAAAAATAGCATATTTTGAATAAGACTTAGGTTAACATACTCAGATCAAAGATGTAGATGTAGGTAATTCCTGTTAGCTGGaactgtttttcaattttgctaTGCTGATTGTTGGATAATTACTCCAATATAAGTATCATTTCCTCGAAATGTTCAACCTTTACGGTACCTTTCTGAGTACACCTTCACAATGAACGTAATCCGCAACCCTAATTCCCCATTGAATCACAATGAACTTAATCGGTAGCCCATTGAATCACAATGAACTGTAATCCGTAACTATAATGGCACATAGATACACAATGAACTTGCCGTAAGCTATCGTAAACCTAATTGCCATTTCACAATGCAAGCGTAATTTCAACTTCCtacgaaatgtcaaaatttcatcagcttttaaatattatttcatatttcaacGAATGATAGTCAAATAGAACATCCAGTATATCATAGTATGCCATAGCTTGGGTAATAAGTCTACGGTTTATTgggattttcatgaaaaaatgctGAGAACGGAAGGTCacttttcgaatatttcttctggggacgTTTTTTTCGGATAAAACTCGGGAAAGCAGCAATTTCGAACTGCTTGATTAGTCTGTGACTTCCGGAAACGATAGATGGAAGCTGAAATTCGATGTTGCGTTAAATAATTTTCACATTTCATAAATTGTTCATATTATATTCTCATAATTATCAATCGAAGCATCGATTCATATATCCAAGTTTCCTCCTGTGGTTTCCGGAAGTCACAGAGTAATCAACCAGTTCGGAACATAGACATAGATATTCTCAATGTCTATGGTTTGGAATTGCTGTTTTATGGTTCTCCTTCTagatatttctgaatttttatattcaaataataCATTAGGTGTTTATTTTTTCAGCGTCCATGGCGGATTTGCACCTCAAGGCACTCACGGGCAAAGTCATGCGTCCATTGCACGCGAGCAAGCGCGAATCGAGAATAGATAACGCCGACACGTACTTCTCGATAGAGGAGATAGAGGAATGTATCGACGATATTTTGGAAGGCTACAGAGTGTTGCTCATACTGAGAGGTTTGCCGGGTAGCGGTAAATCGCACTTGGCGAAATCCATACTGAAGGCTTGTTACAAAAATCCGAACTACGGGCATCACATACACAGCGCCGACAACTTTTTCATGAACAGAGGGAAGTACAAGTACGACGCGAGGCAGATCGGCCAGGCGCACCAGTGGAACCAGAAGAACGTGGACTACAGGATGCAGGAAGGTTATAGTCCCCTGATCGTGGACAACACCAACACCGAAATGTGGGAGATGAAGAATTACGTAGCGATGGCAGTGCGGAACGGGTACAAGATCCGCGTTCTGGAGGTGAACACCAGATGGTGCTTCAGTTGCAAAGACCTTACCAGTAAGAACCAACACAATGTTCCCAAACGTACCATTGAGAACATGTTGGCGAGGTACGAGATGGGCATTACGGCTGAGCAACTCTTGGTGCATTACCAGTGTCCCCTCACCCACCAGGAACAACCGTTGCTCAGAAGAGTTCCCCCCCTGTTTACCCTTACTGTCGGTTCCGCCCACGACGCCATCAACCCCGATCTATCCTTGCCGAGAAGCAAGAAAAAAAGCAAATACGAAATACGGAGTTTAAACGACAAAAGCGGCACGCAAGAGAACGGAATGAACGGTCTTGTGAACGGGGTATCTAACCTCAATTTGTCGGAGTCGCCAAAAACGCACAACTATTTCGGCTGCTGGGACACGAGCGTAGATAACAACGTCGTTAAAGAATGGAGGATCGTGGAGACTCCCACACGTCAAGAAGGCTTTGCGCCTATCGCGCCAGTCAAAAAGCCCGAGACGGCCGAGATCGGAACTAACACGGAAATCTTGGATTTCCATCTAGAGAAGGATGTCAAGGTTTTGTACGGAAGGAACAGGGAGATCACGGAAACGCGAAAGGAGATCGCGGTTAACAGGCCCGGTATGTTGGACAAGGGCTGTTGGACCGTGGAAGACGTTCGGCCTGACAGAAACGAGGACTTGAAAAAGTTGATCGATATTTTCCAGAAAGTGCCGGCCGAGTACATCAGGCAGATGTACGACGATTGCAGGGGGAATTTCGACATGACTTTCGAGATCTTCTTGGAGGATAACAAGGATTATTCGCATCTAATTTACGAGCGGACTAACGATCAGCAAATGCCGGAGGAAAATTCGGTCGTTATTGGTAAAAACGCGTCTGTGGAGTCGCTGAACGAAGCCAGCGTAGCCACGGAGTATTCGGGCCCGTCTCCGTCTACCGGAGCCATAAAGAAGCGTTTACCAACTACCCCGAAGGTGCAGGAATCCACAACGCCGGAGTCTTCGTCGGAGGACGAATGTTGGACCTCGCCGTCTGGATCCGTTTCGGATTTAGACTCCCAGACCCCGGCGACGCCCTTCGAAAATCAAAACATCGAGCTCAACCTCGGGGACCTGTTGGTCCAGCAGTTGGTGGGCGAGTTCGGCGATCCGGCCCTCAATTTCCCGATCGGGTTTCAGCCGGTCGTCCAGCTGCCCAAGACGCTGGCCAGGCAGCTTTACGCCTTCTACGTGGAGTCCGTCTATCAGCAGATGGACAACCAGAAGTGCATCCTGGACGTGCTGGTCAAGGAGGATGAAACATTCGCCAGAAAATTGCAAGAGGAAGAGAACAATGGATCGACGGTTAGCAAACCGCCCCCGGAAGGTCTGCAGGAGATCATGAACGAGCAGGCGGCGTTGCGGTTGCACAAGAGGCAGATGCCGGCGCTGAAGACGCCCAACGACCTGGCGACACAGCTCACGAAGAAGAAGCTGTTCGAGACGTTTCCCCAGGTAGAACAGGACGTCATACTGCAGTTATACCACGCCAACAAGCTGAACTACAAGCAGACTGTCGACGATTTGATAGCTTCCGTAGGCCAGGCGGGCGTAGGTTCGACAGGCGGGAACATAAGGGAGCCGCCCATCAGCGAGTCTACGATGCAGGAACTGGAGGAGGCTCATATAGACTGTGAACCGTCAGCTAAGGTAGTTATACGTTTATCCATCAGCTTGCCTTACGGGCACAATGTCAAAAAAGCTTTTTAATCCAATTTTTAGACTGTGCGGACGTCAAAATTGTTTGTAAccagtagttggggagcccgatagggaaattcgggatttactcgatcgTGTCGGTTTAATTATAGTCTATTTAAGAATGTTggacatcccagtaggcctgGAAAGTCCAGATGCAGCTCAAAATCCGGTCACAAAAGCTTTTCAATAAATTCTGAGTtttaatcacagaactggaatatacaaatataacctagaaaagtatttgaaaacaagaaatattcatattcagagcatattaatcggcatcaaaaattgatacaattatgttttcaatttgttacaataaattaagaacataaacaacaggaaaaaattcaaactatCTGCcatcagtgcatagattcacatatattaagtctataga
The window above is part of the Coccinella septempunctata chromosome 8, icCocSept1.1, whole genome shotgun sequence genome. Proteins encoded here:
- the LOC123319041 gene encoding DCN1-like protein 4 isoform X2, whose product is MPRGKRRAASDNSNDEERSNSKRRNTNSSRRSARVEETQSFNNKKSLAWFREYTTADETDIIGPDGIERFCEDIGVEPENVLMLIIAFKMQARRMGFFTKEEWLKGFGDLHCDSIQKLQSKFDYLRSLLNDPNTFKAIYRYAYDFARDKDQRSMDLDTAKAMLQLLLGRTWSLYIYFSQFLEQSKYKVINKDQWCNILEFSKTISIDLSNYDVDGAWPVMLDEFVEWLREYRAKTTKS
- the LOC123319040 gene encoding protein FRG1 homolog — encoded protein: MSEYERVRGGKLKLKGESDKPKKRKRKEKKISKTPLVDKDAQSHGNWWKTTKVEEITGSVAIEFGSRTYVKALDNGLFTLGAPHDEGEGPSPEEILTAVMISEKKVAFKSGYDKYLRVEKDGTVTGRSDAIGAMEQWEPVFQEGKLALQGYNDCFLSVDPDDDAIIARTKKAGPEEMVTIRSHITREINPLKDVPTEEQGDIKQIEVNYVKKFQKFQDKRLRISKEDTKELEKAKQEGAFHEALLDRRSKMKADRYCK
- the LOC123319390 gene encoding uncharacterized protein LOC123319390 isoform X1, which translates into the protein MSWATNAPQLPGVVAFENMKKNNCFRDLSKKYSYLSSSIINHIAEMYNFDASMADLHLKALTGKVMRPLHASKRESRIDNADTYFSIEEIEECIDDILEGYRVLLILRGLPGSGKSHLAKSILKACYKNPNYGHHIHSADNFFMNRGKYKYDARQIGQAHQWNQKNVDYRMQEGYSPLIVDNTNTEMWEMKNYVAMAVRNGYKIRVLEVNTRWCFSCKDLTSKNQHNVPKRTIENMLARYEMGITAEQLLVHYQCPLTHQEQPLLRRVPPLFTLTVGSAHDAINPDLSLPRSKKKSKYEIRSLNDKSGTQENGMNGLVNGVSNLNLSESPKTHNYFGCWDTSVDNNVVKEWRIVETPTRQEGFAPIAPVKKPETAEIGTNTEILDFHLEKDVKVLYGRNREITETRKEIAVNRPGMLDKGCWTVEDVRPDRNEDLKKLIDIFQKVPAEYIRQMYDDCRGNFDMTFEIFLEDNKDYSHLIYERTNDQQMPEENSVVIGKNASVESLNEASVATEYSGPSPSTGAIKKRLPTTPKVQESTTPESSSEDECWTSPSGSVSDLDSQTPATPFENQNIELNLGDLLVQQLVGEFGDPALNFPIGFQPVVQLPKTLARQLYAFYVESVYQQMDNQKCILDVLVKEDETFARKLQEEENNGSTVSKPPPEGLQEIMNEQAALRLHKRQMPALKTPNDLATQLTKKKLFETFPQVEQDVILQLYHANKLNYKQTVDDLIASVGQAGVGSTGGNIREPPISESTMQELEEAHIDCEPSAKEDKTKSATEYREEAEYHLKKRNELYQKAREHHGKGQTEVAQFYSVLAQQQTKYYDTANNKAATVFLDENSKQLQNMNTLDLHYLFVKEAVSALDVFIDGKIEHLNATAGKQTQDLLIITGRGNRSANGVSKIRPAVIRRLEARNIRFHKMNPGLLKIKIRRDTPVTNDL
- the LOC123319041 gene encoding DCN1-like protein 5 isoform X1 encodes the protein MELGRGYISNLFQMIKVKMPRGKRRAASDNSNDEERSNSKRRNTNSSRRSARVEETQSFNNKKSLAWFREYTTADETDIIGPDGIERFCEDIGVEPENVLMLIIAFKMQARRMGFFTKEEWLKGFGDLHCDSIQKLQSKFDYLRSLLNDPNTFKAIYRYAYDFARDKDQRSMDLDTAKAMLQLLLGRTWSLYIYFSQFLEQSKYKVINKDQWCNILEFSKTISIDLSNYDVDGAWPVMLDEFVEWLREYRAKTTKS
- the LOC123319390 gene encoding uncharacterized protein LOC123319390 isoform X2, which gives rise to MADLHLKALTGKVMRPLHASKRESRIDNADTYFSIEEIEECIDDILEGYRVLLILRGLPGSGKSHLAKSILKACYKNPNYGHHIHSADNFFMNRGKYKYDARQIGQAHQWNQKNVDYRMQEGYSPLIVDNTNTEMWEMKNYVAMAVRNGYKIRVLEVNTRWCFSCKDLTSKNQHNVPKRTIENMLARYEMGITAEQLLVHYQCPLTHQEQPLLRRVPPLFTLTVGSAHDAINPDLSLPRSKKKSKYEIRSLNDKSGTQENGMNGLVNGVSNLNLSESPKTHNYFGCWDTSVDNNVVKEWRIVETPTRQEGFAPIAPVKKPETAEIGTNTEILDFHLEKDVKVLYGRNREITETRKEIAVNRPGMLDKGCWTVEDVRPDRNEDLKKLIDIFQKVPAEYIRQMYDDCRGNFDMTFEIFLEDNKDYSHLIYERTNDQQMPEENSVVIGKNASVESLNEASVATEYSGPSPSTGAIKKRLPTTPKVQESTTPESSSEDECWTSPSGSVSDLDSQTPATPFENQNIELNLGDLLVQQLVGEFGDPALNFPIGFQPVVQLPKTLARQLYAFYVESVYQQMDNQKCILDVLVKEDETFARKLQEEENNGSTVSKPPPEGLQEIMNEQAALRLHKRQMPALKTPNDLATQLTKKKLFETFPQVEQDVILQLYHANKLNYKQTVDDLIASVGQAGVGSTGGNIREPPISESTMQELEEAHIDCEPSAKEDKTKSATEYREEAEYHLKKRNELYQKAREHHGKGQTEVAQFYSVLAQQQTKYYDTANNKAATVFLDENSKQLQNMNTLDLHYLFVKEAVSALDVFIDGKIEHLNATAGKQTQDLLIITGRGNRSANGVSKIRPAVIRRLEARNIRFHKMNPGLLKIKIRRDTPVTNDL